In the genome of Entelurus aequoreus isolate RoL-2023_Sb linkage group LG08, RoL_Eaeq_v1.1, whole genome shotgun sequence, one region contains:
- the LOC133656191 gene encoding histone H2B 1/2-like, with translation MPEPAKSAPKKGSKKAVTKAAGKGKGKRRKTRKESYAIYVYKVLKQVHPDTGISSKAMSIMNSFVNDIFERIATEASRLALYNKRRTISSREIQTAVRLLLPGELAKHAVSEGTKAVTKYTSSK, from the coding sequence ATGCCTGAGCCAGCTAAGTCCGCGCCCAAGAAGGGCTCCAAGAAAGCCGTCACCAAGGCCGCCGGGAAAGGCAAAGGGAAGCGCAGGAAGACAAGGAAGGAGAGCTACGCCATCTACGTGTACAAGGTACTGAAGCAGGTCCACCCCGACACCGGCATCTCGTCCAAGGCCATGAGCATCATGAACTCCTTCGTCAACGACATCTTCGAGCGCATCGCCACCGAGGCGTCTCGTCTGGCTCTCTACAACAAGAGACGCACCATCTCTTCCAGGGAGATCCAGACCGCCGTCCGCCTCCTGCTGCCGGGTGAGCTGGCCAAGCACGCCGTGTCTGAGGGCACCAAGGCCGTCACCAAGTACACCAGCTCCAAGTAA
- the LOC133656204 gene encoding histone H2B 1/2-like, translating to MPEPTKAAPKKGSKKAVTKAAGKGKGKRRKTRKESYAIYVYKVLKQVHPDTGISSKAMSIMNSFVNDIFERIATEASRLALYNKRRTISSREIQTAVRLLLPGELAKHAVSEGTKAVTKYTSSK from the coding sequence ATGCCTGAGCCAACTAAGGCCGCGCCCAAGAAGGGCTCCAAGAAAGCCGTCACCAAGGCCGCCGGAAAAGGCAAAGGGAAGCGCAGGAAGACAAGGAAGGAGAGCTACGCCATCTACGTGTACAAGGTACTGAAGCAGGTCCACCCCGACACCGGCATCTCGTCCAAGGCCATGAGCATCATGAACTCCTTCGTCAACGACATCTTCGAGCGCATCGCCACCGAGGCGTCTCGTCTGGCTCTCTACAACAAGAGACGCACCATCTCTTCCAGGGAGATCCAGACCGCCGTCCGCCTCCTGCTGCCGGGTGAGCTGGCCAAGCACGCCGTGTCTGAGGGCACCAAGGCCGTCACCAAGTACACCAGCTCCAAGTAA
- the LOC133656199 gene encoding LOW QUALITY PROTEIN: histone H4-like (The sequence of the model RefSeq protein was modified relative to this genomic sequence to represent the inferred CDS: deleted 1 base in 1 codon) encodes MSGRGKGGKGLGKGGAKRHRKVLRDNIQGITKPAIRRLARRGGVKRISGLIYEETRGVLKVFLENVIRDAVTYTEHAKRKTVTAMDVVYALKRQGRTLYGFGG; translated from the exons ATGTCTGGACGTGGCAAGGGAGGCAAAGGATTGGGGAAAGGAGGCGCCAAGCGTCACCGCAAAGTTCTCCGTGATAACATCCAGGGAATCACCAAACCCGCCATC CGTCGTCTGGCTCGCCGCGGCGGAGTGAAGCGTATCTCCGGCTTGATCTACGAGGAGACCCGCGGCGTCCTGAAGGTGTTCCTGGAGAATGTCATCCGTGATGCCGTCACTTACACCGAGCACGCCAAGAGGAAGACTGTGACCGCCATGGATGTTGTCTACGCCCTGAAGAGGCAGGGACGCACTCTGTACGGTTTCGGAGGTTAA